Proteins from one Corallococcus exiguus genomic window:
- a CDS encoding HlyD family secretion protein, with amino-acid sequence MTTRTAPSLEAAPSTTDAPAVAQPAKRSRARQVLPILVGVAVLGGGARFLLTHGHESTDDAQVEGRIANVSPRVAGQVARVLVHDNQTVKAGDVVVELDHADLDARLEVARADVMSAEAQLSNAQAQLTLTEANAGANLRQARAGVTQASSGISSSKAALEQSRADVASSEARFKLAETDLGRVKQLREQGALSQSDLDTRQAAYDTAKAALDQSRARLISTEAGIQSSSGGLEAAQGKLSAAETAPVQMQAAQAALKLAEARLKQTRAALTLSELAVSYAQVRAPVDGVVSRRTVEVGQMVGPERPLMAVVPQNDIWVVANFKEDQVGEMRAGQPVELKVDAFGGHAFKGHVDSLAGASGARFALLPPDNASGNFVKVVQRIPVLIRFDGDLKELPIKPGMSAYVSVDTGAKPEPQKSAAVDTRKAE; translated from the coding sequence ATGACGACCCGTACCGCCCCTTCACTGGAAGCCGCTCCCTCCACCACCGATGCCCCCGCCGTCGCGCAGCCCGCGAAGCGCTCCCGCGCCAGGCAGGTGCTGCCCATCCTCGTGGGCGTGGCGGTGCTGGGCGGTGGCGCGCGCTTCCTCCTCACCCACGGTCACGAGTCCACCGACGACGCCCAGGTGGAGGGCCGCATCGCCAACGTGTCGCCGCGCGTGGCCGGTCAGGTGGCCCGCGTGCTGGTGCATGACAACCAGACGGTGAAGGCCGGTGACGTGGTGGTGGAGCTGGACCACGCGGACCTGGATGCGCGCCTGGAGGTCGCTCGCGCGGACGTGATGAGCGCGGAGGCCCAGCTGTCCAACGCCCAGGCCCAGCTCACCCTCACGGAGGCCAACGCGGGCGCCAACCTGCGCCAGGCCCGCGCCGGCGTCACCCAGGCCTCCAGCGGCATCAGCTCCTCCAAGGCCGCGTTGGAACAGTCCCGCGCGGACGTGGCTTCTTCCGAAGCGCGCTTCAAGCTGGCGGAGACGGACCTGGGCCGCGTGAAGCAGCTGCGCGAGCAGGGCGCGCTGTCCCAGTCGGACCTGGACACCCGGCAGGCCGCGTATGACACGGCCAAGGCCGCCCTGGACCAGTCCCGCGCGCGGCTGATCTCCACCGAGGCCGGCATCCAGAGCTCCTCCGGTGGCCTGGAGGCCGCGCAGGGCAAGCTCTCCGCCGCGGAGACGGCGCCCGTGCAGATGCAGGCCGCGCAGGCCGCGCTGAAGCTCGCCGAGGCCCGCCTCAAGCAGACCCGCGCCGCGCTGACGCTCTCGGAGCTCGCCGTGTCCTACGCGCAGGTGCGCGCCCCGGTGGACGGCGTGGTCAGCCGCCGCACCGTGGAGGTGGGGCAGATGGTGGGCCCGGAGCGCCCGCTGATGGCCGTCGTTCCGCAGAACGACATCTGGGTCGTGGCCAACTTCAAGGAGGACCAGGTCGGCGAGATGCGCGCGGGCCAGCCGGTGGAGCTGAAGGTGGACGCGTTCGGCGGCCACGCGTTCAAGGGCCACGTGGACAGCCTCGCGGGCGCCAGCGGCGCGCGCTTCGCCCTGCTGCCGCCGGACAACGCGTCCGGCAACTTCGTGAAGGTCGTGCAGCGCATCCCCGTGCTCATCCGCTTCGACGGCGACCTGAAGGAGCTGCCCATCAAGCCGGGCATGAGCGCCTACGTCAGCGTGGACACCGGCGCGAAGCCGGAGCCCCAGAAGTCCGCGGCGGTGGATACCCGGAAGGCGGAGTAA
- a CDS encoding DHA2 family efflux MFS transporter permease subunit, protein MDARRDVITGSKAGITIAAMAAALMSVLDISIVNVALSDIRASFGTPLDQIAWVSTGYMMANVVVIPMTGWLQRRFGYRKYFTFSIILFTVASVLCGLSWNLTSLVAFRILQGMGGGAIIPTSQAILFARYPREEHGMAGALFGLGAVTGPLLGPTVGGLLIEAASWHWIFLINVPVGLFAAYMAWRSIEQPHFEASTEKVDRNGIALLAVGMACLQYVLEEGNREDWFDSRLITLLAVIAGIALITFVVHELETPSPVVDLRVFGNRSYSAATGVNFLVGTALFSGSFLFSLFCGSVMRYEALDIGLIFLKGSAIQILLMPLIGKFGGKVDGRFLIGFGILGMSLSLWTNGHLATRVDEITLITPVFIRACSLGFIFVPLSVMALSNLRPEQRGNAAGLFNLTRELGGSIGTAWMSSALSRSTQANVTAITSHVDVYGQVAQEQVASMTGAMAARGVLNPTGAAYGLLSQRISAQALVRAFNANFLILAALFVCAIILVFMLQKADPKVKVEGAH, encoded by the coding sequence GTGGACGCTCGCCGAGACGTCATCACCGGCTCCAAGGCGGGCATCACCATCGCGGCCATGGCCGCGGCGCTGATGTCCGTGCTGGACATCTCCATCGTCAACGTGGCCCTGAGCGACATCCGCGCGAGCTTCGGCACGCCGTTGGATCAGATCGCCTGGGTGTCCACCGGCTACATGATGGCCAACGTGGTGGTCATCCCGATGACGGGCTGGCTCCAGCGCCGCTTTGGCTACCGGAAGTACTTCACGTTCTCCATCATCCTCTTCACGGTGGCCAGCGTGCTGTGCGGCCTGTCGTGGAACCTGACCTCGCTGGTGGCCTTCCGCATCCTCCAGGGCATGGGCGGCGGCGCCATCATCCCCACGTCCCAGGCCATCCTCTTCGCCCGCTACCCGCGCGAGGAGCACGGCATGGCGGGCGCCCTCTTCGGCCTGGGCGCAGTGACGGGCCCGCTGTTGGGGCCCACCGTGGGCGGTCTCCTCATTGAAGCGGCCAGCTGGCACTGGATCTTCCTCATCAACGTGCCGGTGGGCCTCTTCGCCGCGTACATGGCGTGGCGCTCCATCGAACAGCCCCACTTCGAAGCGTCCACGGAGAAGGTGGACCGCAACGGCATCGCGCTGCTCGCCGTGGGCATGGCGTGCCTCCAGTACGTGCTGGAGGAGGGCAACCGCGAGGACTGGTTCGACAGCCGGCTCATCACGCTGCTGGCGGTCATCGCGGGCATCGCGCTCATCACCTTCGTCGTCCACGAACTGGAGACACCCAGCCCCGTGGTGGACCTGCGCGTGTTCGGCAACCGCAGTTACTCCGCGGCCACGGGGGTGAACTTCCTGGTGGGCACGGCGCTGTTCTCCGGCTCGTTCCTCTTCAGCCTCTTCTGCGGCTCCGTGATGCGCTACGAGGCATTGGACATCGGGCTCATCTTCCTCAAGGGCAGCGCCATCCAGATCCTGCTGATGCCGCTCATCGGCAAGTTCGGCGGCAAGGTGGACGGCCGCTTCCTGATTGGCTTCGGCATCCTGGGAATGAGCCTGTCCCTGTGGACCAACGGCCACCTGGCCACGCGCGTGGATGAAATCACCCTCATCACCCCGGTGTTCATCCGCGCCTGCTCGCTGGGCTTCATCTTCGTGCCGCTGTCGGTGATGGCGCTCAGCAACCTGCGACCGGAGCAGCGAGGCAACGCGGCGGGCCTCTTCAACCTCACCCGCGAGCTGGGCGGCTCCATCGGCACCGCGTGGATGAGCAGCGCGCTCAGCCGCTCCACCCAGGCCAACGTCACCGCCATCACCTCGCACGTGGACGTCTACGGGCAGGTGGCCCAGGAGCAGGTCGCCTCGATGACCGGCGCCATGGCGGCCAGGGGCGTACTGAATCCCACGGGCGCCGCCTACGGCCTGTTGAGTCAGCGCATCAGCGCGCAGGCGCTGGTGCGGGCCTTCAACGCGAACTTCCTCATCCTCGCCGCGCTGTTCGTCTGCGCCATCATCCTGGTGTTCATGCTCCAGAAGGCGGACCCCAAGGTGAAGGTGGAAGGCGCGCACTGA
- a CDS encoding S1 family peptidase, with translation MKRTSGLFSTATALFAGATLSVIPSMAMAAPSQAEAALAHDVSPDLLSAMQRDLGLTADGAKQRLASEAAAVRVEGSLRAALGERFGGAWMNADGSQLVVGVTTDADADAVRRAGAVPQKVKYTQAELDAVKAQLDRDSQMAGRAVHAWYVDVMTNSVVVLTQDSALTGGTDFVAKAGVKHAAVRTVSSREEFKPVYDLRGGDAYYPGNARCSIGFPVAGGFVTAGHCGGAGTGTSGFNGVAQGTVVAASWPGNDYAWVRTNGSWGSQPWVNNYAGANVLVQGSQEAGVNASVCRSGSTTGWRCGVITGKNVTVNYSAGPVYGLTASSACAEGGDSGGSWLSGNQAQGVTSGAGGNCTSGGNTVFQPLIPILNAYGLSLTTSGSGGSGGPIIGLANKCIDVPNSNTNDGTRLQLWDCNGTNAQKWSFMSDGTVRAFGKCMDVAWGSSANGTAIQLVSCNGNPAQQFILSGAGDLVNPQANKCVDVSGGNSASGTPLQLWECNGTSAQKWRR, from the coding sequence ATGAAGCGGACCTCCGGTCTGTTCTCCACCGCGACGGCGCTGTTCGCTGGCGCCACGTTGAGCGTCATTCCCTCGATGGCGATGGCCGCGCCTTCCCAGGCGGAGGCGGCGCTGGCGCACGACGTGTCGCCCGACCTGCTCTCCGCGATGCAGCGGGACCTGGGCCTGACGGCGGACGGCGCGAAGCAGCGGCTGGCGTCGGAGGCGGCGGCGGTGCGCGTGGAGGGTTCGCTGCGCGCGGCGCTGGGCGAGCGCTTTGGCGGCGCGTGGATGAACGCGGACGGCAGCCAGCTGGTGGTGGGCGTGACGACGGACGCGGACGCGGACGCGGTGCGCCGCGCGGGGGCCGTACCCCAGAAGGTGAAGTACACGCAGGCGGAGCTGGACGCGGTGAAGGCGCAGCTGGACCGCGACAGCCAGATGGCGGGCCGCGCCGTGCACGCCTGGTACGTGGACGTGATGACGAACAGCGTGGTGGTGCTGACGCAGGACTCCGCGCTGACGGGCGGCACGGACTTCGTCGCGAAGGCGGGCGTGAAGCACGCCGCGGTGCGGACGGTGTCGTCGCGCGAGGAGTTCAAGCCGGTGTACGACCTGCGCGGCGGTGACGCGTACTACCCGGGGAACGCGCGCTGCTCCATCGGCTTCCCGGTGGCGGGCGGCTTCGTGACGGCGGGCCACTGCGGCGGCGCGGGCACGGGCACCAGCGGCTTCAACGGCGTGGCGCAGGGCACGGTGGTGGCGGCCAGCTGGCCCGGCAACGACTACGCCTGGGTGCGCACCAACGGCTCGTGGGGGTCGCAGCCGTGGGTGAACAACTACGCGGGCGCCAACGTGCTGGTGCAGGGCTCGCAGGAGGCGGGCGTCAACGCGTCCGTGTGTCGCTCGGGCTCCACCACCGGCTGGCGCTGCGGCGTCATCACGGGGAAGAACGTCACGGTGAACTACTCCGCGGGCCCGGTGTACGGCCTCACGGCGTCCAGCGCGTGCGCAGAGGGCGGTGACTCCGGCGGTTCGTGGCTGTCCGGCAACCAGGCGCAGGGCGTGACGTCCGGCGCTGGCGGCAACTGCACCTCCGGCGGCAACACCGTCTTCCAGCCGCTCATCCCCATCCTGAACGCCTACGGCCTGTCGCTCACCACGTCCGGCAGCGGCGGCTCCGGCGGCCCCATCATCGGCCTGGCGAACAAGTGCATCGACGTGCCGAACTCCAACACCAACGACGGCACCCGCCTGCAGCTGTGGGACTGCAACGGCACCAACGCGCAGAAGTGGTCCTTCATGTCGGACGGCACCGTGCGCGCCTTCGGCAAGTGCATGGACGTGGCCTGGGGCTCCAGCGCCAACGGCACGGCCATCCAGCTGGTGAGCTGCAACGGCAACCCCGCGCAGCAGTTCATCCTCTCTGGCGCCGGTGACCTGGTGAACCCCCAGGCCAACAAGTGCGTGGACGTGTCGGGCGGCAACTCCGCCAGCGGCACCCCGCTGCAGCTCTGGGAGTGCAACGGCACCAGCGCGCAGAAGTGGCGCCGGTAG
- a CDS encoding polysaccharide lyase, translating to MPALSFAGVIWKGDFETGNTSQWTRQQAVANSRLQVVTDVVRDGRYALKATVKQGDDPINASGNRNELLYLTHETQGKEYYYKWSTLFPSNYPVHDSWQVITQWHQESCCGSPPLEFFVRGDKINLRVGGNTTPVLWQTSIDKGNWHDFVLHVKWSSDKKAGFVELWHNGEHVLPKTYGANQFGKELNYLKMGLYRDAAIKPEGAIFHDGFTMATTLEDVMPPAPAPVEEPAPAPTPVPDDTTIPAEDPTPVTETPVTQTPQLPTTQLPTVGGQTPTPTPVSNNPNGLPDSSEGVAGGCSASGTSGTLPFAGALLMLGAIALRRRRAPARAVARRARR from the coding sequence ATGCCTGCCCTGTCTTTCGCTGGCGTCATCTGGAAGGGCGACTTCGAGACCGGCAACACGTCCCAGTGGACGCGCCAGCAGGCCGTTGCCAACAGCCGCTTGCAGGTCGTAACGGATGTGGTGCGTGACGGCAGGTACGCCCTCAAGGCCACGGTGAAGCAAGGCGATGATCCCATCAACGCCAGCGGCAACCGCAACGAACTGCTGTACCTGACCCACGAGACGCAGGGGAAGGAGTACTACTACAAGTGGAGCACGCTCTTTCCCTCGAACTACCCGGTGCATGACTCGTGGCAGGTCATCACCCAGTGGCACCAGGAGAGCTGCTGTGGCTCGCCGCCGCTGGAGTTCTTCGTGCGCGGGGACAAGATCAACCTGCGCGTGGGCGGCAACACCACCCCCGTGCTGTGGCAGACCTCCATCGACAAAGGCAACTGGCACGACTTCGTGCTGCACGTGAAGTGGTCTTCGGACAAGAAGGCCGGCTTCGTGGAGCTGTGGCACAACGGCGAGCACGTGCTGCCGAAGACCTACGGCGCCAACCAGTTCGGCAAGGAGCTGAACTACCTGAAGATGGGTCTGTACCGCGACGCCGCCATCAAGCCCGAAGGGGCCATCTTCCACGACGGCTTCACCATGGCGACGACGCTCGAGGACGTGATGCCGCCCGCGCCCGCGCCGGTGGAGGAGCCCGCGCCCGCGCCCACGCCCGTGCCGGATGACACGACCATCCCCGCGGAGGATCCGACCCCGGTGACGGAGACGCCGGTGACGCAGACGCCGCAGCTGCCCACCACCCAGCTGCCCACCGTGGGCGGGCAGACCCCCACCCCCACGCCGGTGTCCAACAACCCCAATGGCCTGCCGGACTCGTCCGAGGGCGTGGCGGGGGGCTGCAGCGCGTCCGGCACGTCCGGCACCCTGCCCTTCGCCGGTGCCCTGCTGATGCTGGGCGCCATCGCGCTGCGTCGCCGCCGGGCCCCCGCCCGCGCGGTGGCCCGTCGCGCCAGGCGCTGA